One window of Quercus robur chromosome 5, dhQueRobu3.1, whole genome shotgun sequence genomic DNA carries:
- the LOC126726349 gene encoding GDSL esterase/lipase At5g45670-like has product MEYNKMWVVCAVVLVSSLWYRVEGDPQVPCYFIFGDSLVDNGNNNQLQSLARSDYLPYGIDFPGGPTGRFSNGKTTVDVIAQLLGFDDYIPPYVSASGQDILKGVNYASAAAGIREETGQQLGGRISFSGQVKNYQNTVSQVVNLLGNEDSAANYLSKCIYSIGLGSNDYLNNYFMPTFYSTSSQYTPEQYADVLIDQYNQQLKALYDYGARKMVLFGIGQIGCSPSELAQNSPDGKTCVQRINSANQIFNSRLKSLVNTLNNNLSDARFIFIDSYGIFQDIINTPLTYGFKVTNAGCCGVGRNNGQITCLPLQTPCQNRNEYLFWDAFHPTEAGNAIVGKRAYSAQAASDAYPVDIRRLAQI; this is encoded by the exons ATGGAGTATAACAAAATGTGGGTTGTGTGTGCAGTAGTGTTGGTGTCGAGTTTATGGTATAGGGTAGAAGGGGATCCCCAAGTACCTTGTTACTTCATTTTTGGGGACTCATTGGTGGATAATGGCAATAATAATCAACTCCAATCGTTGGCTAGATCAGACTACTTGCCTTATGGGATCGATTTCCCTGGTGGACCGACTGGAAGGTTTTCCAATGGGAAAACCACTGTTGATGTGATTG CTCAGCTTTTGGGTTTCGATGATTATATACCTCCCTATGTAAGTGCAAGTGGCCAAGACATTTTGAAAGGAGTGAATTATGCTTCTGCAGCTGCAGGAATTAGAGAGGAAACTGGGCAGCAACTG GGAGGTAGGATTAGCTTCAGTGGGCAAGTGAAAAACTACCAAAACACAGTCTCACAAGTGGTAAACTTGCTAGGGAATGAAGACTCAGCTGCAAATTATTTGAGCAAGTGTATATATTCAATTGGATTGGGCAGCAATGACTATCTTAACAACTATTTCATGCCGACATTTTACTCGACTAGCAGCCAATATACACCTGAACAATATGCTGATGTCCTAATTGATCAATATAATCAGCAACTCAAG GCTTTGTATGATTATGGAGCAAGGAAAATGGTCTTGTTTGGAATTGGTCAAATAGGCTGCAGCCCCAGTGAATTGGCTCAAAATAGCCCGGATGGTAAGACATGTGTACAAAGAATCAATTCAGCCAACCAAATATTCAACAGCAGGTTGAAATCTCTGGTCAATACACTCAACAACAATCTCTCAGATGCAAGATTTATCTTTATAGACTCTTATGGGATCTTCCAAGATATAATAAACACCCCTTTAACTTATG gtttcaaggttaCGAATGCCGGATGCTGTGGAGTAGGGAGGAACAATGGGCAAATTACATGCCTACCTCTGCAAACTCCATGTCAAAATAGGAATGAATATCTGTTTTGGGATGCTTTTCATCCAACTGAGGCCGGGAATGCAATTGTGGGCAAGAGAGCTTATAGTGCTCAAGCTGCATCAGATGCTTATCCGGTTGATATCCGCCGATTAGCCCAGATTTAG